The following nucleotide sequence is from Candidatus Bipolaricaulis sibiricus.
GACGATGCACGGGGGCCTCCTGCTGTTCGCGAAGCTAGGCAGGGTTGAGTCCAGTCGGGTTGAACGTGCCCGGATCAAGCGTGGCACGTACCTGCTCATGGCGATGTACCTGCCAGCCCTCGCCTACCGACTCTTCGGCAAGCTGGGCCTACTCGAGGTCCGCCGTCCTGTTCTCTGCGGGGGAACTCTTGCGCTGGCGGTCCTCGCAATGCTGCTAATCGTCTGGAGTGTGCGCGTCGCCGGCAGCGTGGCGGGAGGCGGGCACGCCCCGGTGAGCGACCGCCTCTCCCCTCCCGGGAACGGCCCACGGTGACCTGATTGGTGAGGCCGCTGCGGGCTTGCGCCGCCCAGACCGACGGGCCAGCCGACCGGATGTGCCTGGCCCGAGGAGCGCAGTGGCGCCGGCCGTGCGCGGTTCGGCGGTTCAGAACGGGTACTGCATCTTGGAGCCGAACCCGTCCTTCGAGGCGCAGTTGTCCCAGACCTCTTCGATGGTGAATACGTAGGCGGGATACCTGATCCAGCGACTCATATCGGGCCGGTGGTACACATCATGCTGCGCATTGATGAACTGCTGATACAGCTCACGCCTGCCCGATGCTGCTTCATCGAAGATCTCGATGGTACCCCGAAGCTCGTACGAGATGACCGGCGGCTGGTAGTAGATGAGCGTTGCCTCTGGGTTCACGCGGTAGTTGTCCCAGCTGTGTTTCTTGGCCATCTCCAGGCTGCCCAGCCGTGTGAAGTCGATCCGGTCATGGGCTTCGGGCCTATAGAGGTGTTTGACCAACAGCGCCAGGCCCCGCTTGCTGTACGCCTCGTCATCCCCATCGTAGCTCTTGATATGCTGCATGTAGGCGTCGAGGGTCTCTTCGAGGTACTCCGGCTTGGGGAGGAACCCGACCCCCTTGATGCTGCCGTTGAGGCCGCCCGGGCCGTGGGAGATGAACGCCGGGTTGTGGGAGCAGAAGCTGAGAAAGACCTGCTCCCTGGACATCCTTTCCCCCTCGTGGAGTTTGATCACGGTTTGAGCTCGGGAACGGAACGCCCAATTGAAGAACGCTTCGGCTGACTTCACGGCTGGCTCCCTCGGTGCTGTGTTTGGCCGTGATCATAGCGTGCCCCCACAGGCTGTTCAACGACATCCCGTCCCTGTCTGGGATTGCCCAGAGGGCTGTCTCCGAGGGCCGGCCGGGCATCGCGACGACGGTGAACCTCCCTCCCTCAGCAATCGCCGCAGTCCGCGGGCCGGAGGAGTCTGGTACGCCCGGCAGGATTTGAACCTGCGTCCTCTGCCTCCGCAGGGCAGCGCTCTATCCCCTGAGCTACGGGCGCGCAACTTCGGTTGGCGGTCGACGGCACGTCAGTTCACGGTTCAAGGCCACCGAACGACCGATCACTACCCCGCCTGCAACCGCCCTCCTGGCGGAGGGACGGGGATTCGAACCCCGAAGGCCTTTCAGCCGTACCGGTTTTCGAGACCGGCTCCTTGCCGTTCGGACATCCCTCCGCCTCAAGTATCGTCCGCGCGGGGTGACGCGTCAACAGAACACCGATCAGGAGCGCTGGGAGAGGATCCCAGCCATCACCAGCACCCCACCTGCCAGCTGCACGGGGAGGAGCACCTCGCCCAGCAGCCACCACCCAAACAGCGCCGCGAACGCCGGCTCGGTGGACAGCACGATCGCCATCCGCGCGGCCGATGCCCGGCGTCCGGCCCACAGGACGAGGGCGAACGCGCCGGTCGTCGCGAGGGCGGCCGTCACCCCCAGGGCGATCCACACCAGGGACGAGAAGGCGAAGGTGACCTCGCGCTGCCATCCGGCCCCGGCGAGGGACAGAAGGGCCACGAGCGCGAGCTGGGGAGCGAGGAGGGCCTGGGGATCGCCCTCCTTCGCGTAGCGGTCAAGGAGGACGAGGTGCAGGGCAAACGCGATCGCGCACAGCGCGGTGAGCACATCACCCCACCACGATCCCCCCGCAAGGGCGTCTCCGCCCAGGGCGAGAAGGGCTACCCCGCTGCCGGCCAGGGCAACGCCGATCCACGCGCGACCGCTCGGGCGGCGGCCGAACGCCCACGCCACCAGGGGCACGAGGACCACCGAGAGCCCGGTGATCAGCCCGGACTTCTGCGCGGTGGTGAACACGAGCCCCCACGTCTGGAGGGCGTACCCTCCGAACAGGGCGAGCCCGAGGAGCGCTCCCCAGCGCCAATTCCGCCGTCGACGGGCCTCCCGCCGTCCCCACAGGAGGGGGAGGGCGAGGAGGGTCGCCAAGGTGAACCGCAAGGCAAGAAACCACAACGGACCAACTTCCTGGAGCGCGTCCTTCACCAAGACGAAGGTCCATCCCCACACCGCGCTGGCGAGGAGGAGAGCCAGCGTGACCATCAGGCGGAGATGAAGTGGATCACGTCGCCATCCTGAACGATGTAATCGCGACCGGCGCGGTGAATCTTGCCCGCCTCTCGCAACGCCCGCTCGGACCCGGCGGCGAGGAGGTCGGGGAGGTGCATGACCTCGGCGAGGACGAACCGGTCCCGGAAGTCGGTGTGAATCGCCGCTCCCGCGTCGGGGGCCCTCGTCCCGGCGGGGATGGTCCACGCGCGCACCTCCGGACCCTCGACCGTGTAGAACGTGATGACGGACAGAAGGCGGTACGCCTCGGCCACCAACCGCACGAGCGCGGATTCGGCGAGCCCGTACTCCCGGAGGAACGCCTGCCGCTCTCGTTCATCGGGGCACGCCTCCCCGAGCTCGGCCTCGAGCTTCCCCCGAACGGCGATCCACCCCGCCCCGTTCTCCTGGGCCAGGGCAGCCAGGGCTCGCGCGAGGTCGTTTTCCCCATCGTCGCCAACGTTGGCCACGAACAGGACGGGCTTGGCGGTGAGGGGAGCGAGCTCGCGGAGGAGGGGCTGGTCGTGGGAGGAGAACTGCAGCGCGCGGATCGGCTTCCCTTCCTTGACCGTGGCCAGCAGGCGGTCGAGGAACGCGACCTCTTCCTGCGCGGCCTTGTCCCCGGTGCGGGCGACCTTGGCCGACCGCTCCCGGCGCCGCTCGAGGGTCTCCTTATCCTTGGCGAGGAGTTCCCCCTCGACCACCGCAACGTCCCGCCGCACGTCGGGCTCGCCCATCGGGTGGGCGATGTCGGGATCGCTGAAGCAGCGGACGACGTGCAGGATCGCCTCTACGCCGCGAATCTCGGCGAGGAACTGGTTCCCCAGGCCCTCTCCCTGGCAGGCGCCCTCGACCAGCCCGGCGATGTCCACGACCTCGATCGTGGTCGGGACCTTCTTCTTGGTCGGGAACAGGCGGTGGAGGCGGTCCAGCCGCTCGTCGGGGACCGCTGCGACCCCGTGGTGGGGTTCAATCGTGCAGAAGGGATAAGCCTCAACCTTCGCTCCGGCCAGGGTGAGGGCGTTGAAGATGGTCGACTTCCCCGCGTTGGGGAGCCCCACCAGGCCGAAGCTGCGGCTCACCGCAGTGCCCTCCGGACGAGAACGGCGACCTCCCCGGGGGTGCGGGCAACGGGGATTCCCGCCTTCTCCAGGCGCTCCGCCTTTGCCTGGGCCGTTCCCTCGCTTCCGGTGACGATCGCTCCGGCGTGCCCCATCCGCTTCCCGGGCGGCGCGGAGAACCCGGCGATGTAGGCAACGGCGGGCTTCGTGCCCTTCTCCGCCAGGTAGGCCGCGGCCTCCTCCTCGGCGCTTCCCCCGATCTCCCCGACGAGAACAATCACCTTCGTCTCCGGGTCCTGTTCGTAGAGAGGAAGGAGGTCGGTGAACGAGCTCCCGATGATGGGATCGCCGCCGATTCCGATCACGGTGGACTGCCCGATCCCCGCCTGGGAGAGGTGGCTCGCGATCTCGTAGGTGAGCGTTCCGGAGCGGGACACGATCCCGACGGGGCCCGGCGTGAACGCGGCAGGGGGGATGACCCCGACCTTCGCCTTCCCTGGCGAGATGAGGCCGGGGCAGTTGGGGCCGATCAGCCGGACCGGGTATGTCCTGAGGAGGGGATACGTGCGGAGCATCGCATGGAGGGCGATCCCCTCGGTGATACACACGAGAAGGGGGATGCCGGCGTCGGCGGCCTCGAGGAGAGCCTCGGGGGCGAACGCCGCGGGAACGAATAGGACCGAGACGTCCGGGCGGTGCGCTTCCGCGGCCTCGGCCACCGAGTCGTAGACCGGGATCCCGTCGAGGGCTGTCCCCCCTTTTCCCGGGGTGACCCCGGCCACGACCTTCGTCCCGTACGCCACCATCTGCCGGGTGTGGAACGCCCCCTCCCCCCCGGTGATGCCCTGGACCAGGACC
It contains:
- a CDS encoding GTP-binding and nucleic acid-binding protein YchF; its protein translation is MSRSFGLVGLPNAGKSTIFNALTLAGAKVEAYPFCTIEPHHGVAAVPDERLDRLHRLFPTKKKVPTTIEVVDIAGLVEGACQGEGLGNQFLAEIRGVEAILHVVRCFSDPDIAHPMGEPDVRRDVAVVEGELLAKDKETLERRRERSAKVARTGDKAAQEEVAFLDRLLATVKEGKPIRALQFSSHDQPLLRELAPLTAKPVLFVANVGDDGENDLARALAALAQENGAGWIAVRGKLEAELGEACPDERERQAFLREYGLAESALVRLVAEAYRLLSVITFYTVEGPEVRAWTIPAGTRAPDAGAAIHTDFRDRFVLAEVMHLPDLLAAGSERALREAGKIHRAGRDYIVQDGDVIHFISA
- a CDS encoding Succinyl-CoA ligase [ADP-forming] alpha chain, producing MPVQAEADPPPTCYPSAEKGENVAILVDENTRVLVQGITGGEGAFHTRQMVAYGTKVVAGVTPGKGGTALDGIPVYDSVAEAAEAHRPDVSVLFVPAAFAPEALLEAADAGIPLLVCITEGIALHAMLRTYPLLRTYPVRLIGPNCPGLISPGKAKVGVIPPAAFTPGPVGIVSRSGTLTYEIASHLSQAGIGQSTVIGIGGDPIIGSSFTDLLPLYEQDPETKVIVLVGEIGGSAEEEAAAYLAEKGTKPAVAYIAGFSAPPGKRMGHAGAIVTGSEGTAQAKAERLEKAGIPVARTPGEVAVLVRRALR